One window of Dermacentor albipictus isolate Rhodes 1998 colony chromosome 9, USDA_Dalb.pri_finalv2, whole genome shotgun sequence genomic DNA carries:
- the LOC135917341 gene encoding uncharacterized protein, with translation MSVIPLCGKRSFAEMNASAYACTPCGKTFTGPEPYNQHIASEKHKKKIQSGPVFLSSLVCEPCQMSFTGPAPMRDHMASPSHAKAMAKHQVLRGQALLTSAVETTSIRLASSSGNKSSYLQCEVCKIPSFPCAKDAFDHYESDEHRNRKQAVQLGIEPSTYRPVGFVQSPAVNTQMVEIPTKLPTSVLVCKAEESFEDFCRRSNLLFLV, from the exons ATGTCTGTGATCCC TCTTTGTGGGAAGCGATCTTTTGCAGAAATGAACGCGTCTGCCTATGCCTGCACACCATGCGGGAAAACGTTCACGGGGCCAGAGCCGTACAACCAACACATAGCGTCGgagaagcacaagaaaaaaattcaaagtGGGCCTGTCTTCCTGTCGAGCCTTGTGTGCGAGCCATGCCAGATGAGCTTCACGGGACCTGCTCCAATGCGAGATCATATGGCGAGTCCGAGCCATGCCAAAGCCATGGCAAAGCACCAGGTATTGAGGGGGCAGGCGCTGCTGACTTCAGCGGTGGAGACAACGTCCATCAGGCTAGCCAGTTCGAGTGGCAACAAAAGCA GTTACCTGCAGTGTGAGGTATGCAAAATCCCAAGTTTTCCATGCGCCAAGGATGCCTTTGACCACTACGAGTCGGACGAGCACAGGAACCGCAAGCAAGCTGTGCAGTTAGGCATCGAACCGTCAACTTACCGCCCCGTCGGATTTGTCCAGTCCCCCGCCGTTAACACTCAAATGGTCGAAATACCAACGAAATTACCCACATCAGTGCTTGTCTGCAAAGCAGAGGAAAGCTTTGAGGATTTCTGTAGGAGAAGTAACCTCCTGTTTCTCGTGTAA
- the MFS16 gene encoding glucose-6-phosphate exchanger SLC37A2: MTAPNKPMASAPLGLWLVQLAFRKCFASIRAETRLAWYRGFVLVSTFLAYTCYHMTRRPLSVVKSVLHQDCRYATPDASIVVTENNSRTWCNWAPFDGDNAPHLFSYLDSIYLFTYAACMFASGFIAERMHLRYFLGLGMLLSALTTHVFGMGHSLGIHSFAFYFVVQLLGGAFQSTGWPSVVTCVGNWFGKKKRGLIFGVWNAHTSVGNILGAYIAGMFVTSDWGLSFIVPAAICGLVGVFVVLFLTPYPEEVGCDSPRRNSASLQTSLSSAVVRPSSSASSEGEEDDASGTLGEDEQRCLLERRLRSESEKKAVTFLQALAIPGVLDFSLALFFAKLVSYTFLFWLPFYIHASTSFDSADSAFISTVFDFGGIVGGILAGYVSDRSGASATTCVVFLIAAIPMMFVYEHFGSVSLVMNLVLQSIAGLLINGPYALITTAVSAELGTHPTVSGSSKALATVTAIIDGTGSVGAAVGPLLAGLILQYGWNTVFYMVMASDLLAVLCLLRVTKHEFLRLKSRKTAGAPVN, encoded by the coding sequence ATGACAGCACCCAACAAGCCGATGGCGTCCGCTCCGCTAGGACTTTGGCTGGTGCAGCTGGCGTTTCGTAAGTGCTTCGCTTCGATTAGGGCCGAAACGAGGCTCGCGTGGTACCGCGGCTTCGTGCTGGTCTCCACTTTCTTGGCGTACACATGCTACCACATGACGCGGCGGCCTCTGAGCGTGGTCAAGTCCGTGCTACACCAAGACTGTCGGTACGCAACGCCCGACGCCTCGATCGTCGTCACCGAGAACAACAGCCGAACGTGGTGCAACTGGGCCCCTTTCGACGGTGACAACGCGCCGCATCTCTTCTCCTACCTCGACTCCATCTACCTCTTCACGTACGCCGCATGCATGTTTGCAAGTGGTTTCATCGCGGAGCGGATGCACCTGCGCTACTTCCTCGGACTGGGCATGCTTCTCAGCGCGCTCACCACGCACGTCTTCGGCATGGGCCACAGCCTGGGCATCCACTCGTTCGCCTTCTACTTCGTCGTGCAACTGCTGGGCGGCGCGTTCCAGAGCACGGGCTGGCCCAGCGTCGTCACCTGCGTCGGCAACTGGTTCGGCAAGAAAAAGCGCGGCCTCATCTTCGGCGTGTGGAACGCGCACACCTCCGTGGGGAACATACTGGGCGCCTACATCGCCGGGATGTTCGTCACCTCCGACTGGGGCCTTTCGTTCATCGTCCCCGCCGCCATTTGCGGCCTCGTTGGCGTCTTCGTCGTGCTCTTCCTGACGCCGTACCCCGAGGAGGTTGGATGTGACTCACCGCGGCGCAATTCGGCGTCGTTGCAGACGTCGCTCTCTTCCGCGGTCGTCCGGCCGTCGTCTTCTGCGTCCAGCGAAGGCGAGGAGGACGACGCGAGCGGCACCCTGGGCGAGGACGAGCAGCGATGTCTGCTGGAGAGGCGGCTCAGAAGTGAAAGCGAGAAAAAAGCCGTCACCTTCCTCCAGGCCCTGGCCATCCCGGGAGTGCTCGACTTCTCCCTGGCACTCTTCTTCGCAAAGCTCGTCAGCTACACCTTCCTCTTCTGGCTCCCGTTTTACATTCACGCGTCCACGTCGTTCGACTCCGCGGACTCGGCCTTCATATCGACCGTCTTCGACTTCGGAGGCATCGTAGGTGGCATCCTGGCGGGCTACGTTTCCGATCGTTCTGGTGCGAGCGCCACTACCTGCGTGGTCTTCCTGATAGCCGCGATCCCCATGATGTTCGTCTACGAACACTTTGGCAGCGTCAGCCTGGTCATGAATCTCGTCCTCCAGAGCATAGCGGGTCTGTTGATCAACGGCCCGTACGCGCTCATCACAACTGCAGTCTCCGCGGAGCTCGGCACGCATCCGACGGTGTCCGGCAGCTCCAAGGCACTGGCGACGGTGACTGCGATCATCGACGGTACAGGTTCCGTAGGTGCTGCAGTGGGTCCTCTGCTAGCGGGACTAATTCTGCAGTACGGCTGGAACACTGTCTTCTACATGGTTATGGCGTCGGATCTTCTCGCTGTGTTGTGCCTTCTTAGGGTTACCAAACATGAGTTCCTAAGACTGAAATCTCGGAAAACGGCTGGAGCGCCTGTCAACTAG